Proteins encoded in a region of the Dreissena polymorpha isolate Duluth1 chromosome 6, UMN_Dpol_1.0, whole genome shotgun sequence genome:
- the LOC127833231 gene encoding sorbitol dehydrogenase-like isoform X1, with the protein MMSVVTGHIGLVNPLVAKATGASQVCVTDIDEKRLVMAKEMGADCVVKVTSKDAKEVAAQVIEALGEKPDFTIECSGAPPSTRTAIFATKSGGCVVLVGMGPPSVELPIIDAAVREVDIRGVFRYVNCYPTALNMVASGAVNVKPLITHRFKLEDSIQAFETTLRGEGIKVMIECKK; encoded by the exons ATGATGTCTGTTGTAACAGGTCACATAGGTCTGGTGAACCCGCTAGTGGCCAAGGCCACTGGGGCTTCCCAAGTTTGTGTGACAG ATATTGATGAGAAGAGGCTGGTCATGGCCAAGGAGATGGGAGCAGACTGCGTTGTCAAGGTGACCTCCAAGGACGCCAAGGAAGTCGCAGCACAGGTCATTGAGGCGCTAGGAGAGAAACCAGACTTCACGATAGAGTGCAGTGGAGCCCCACCCAGCACACGCACAGCCATATTT GCAACCAAGTCAGGTGGCTGTGTGGTGCTGGTAGGGATGGGACCACCCAGTGTGGAGCTGCCCATCATAGACGCTGCGGTGCGGGAGGTGGACATTCGAGGAGTGTTCCGATACGTCAACTGTTATCCAACAGCCTTGAATATGGTCGCTTCAG GTGCGGTGAATGTGAAGCCGCTGATAACACACCGCTTCAAGCTGGAGGACTCCATTCAGGCCTTTGAGACGACCTTGAGAGGGGAGGGCATCAAGGTCATGATTGAGTGCAAGAAGTAA